In Helicobacter mastomyrinus, a single genomic region encodes these proteins:
- the recO gene encoding recombination protein RecO, producing the protein MQGYILYMQKTRTEDMIVKILTPMYIKTLYRFYGARHSIINIGRKIDFEEELNLVFLPKLKHILHLGHKWEFDSTRYYIWQHFIKLLHRHLFDIYEIDTFYYTLLDEGAHKLHSQNPKRVVLEMYAKILHFEGRAHQSKDSLCFMCEGALATSVSLAQGFIFAHQGCIGGSSFDIERILSFLHTQSTILLEDEEVNGLWEILGLGL; encoded by the coding sequence GATATGATTGTGAAGATTCTCACACCTATGTATATTAAGACATTATATCGATTCTATGGGGCGCGGCATAGCATCATTAATATCGGGCGCAAGATTGATTTTGAAGAAGAGCTCAACCTTGTTTTCCTCCCTAAGCTTAAGCATATTTTGCATTTAGGGCATAAATGGGAATTTGATAGCACACGTTATTATATATGGCAGCATTTTATCAAATTGCTTCATAGGCATCTGTTTGATATATATGAGATTGATACATTTTATTATACGCTTTTAGATGAGGGCGCACATAAGCTACATTCACAGAATCCCAAGCGCGTGGTGCTTGAAATGTATGCTAAGATACTGCACTTTGAGGGGAGGGCACATCAAAGCAAGGATTCTTTATGCTTTATGTGTGAGGGGGCACTTGCCACATCTGTGAGTTTAGCACAGGGCTTTATTTTTGCACATCAGGGCTGCATTGGCGGGAGTAGCTTTGATATAGAGCGGATTTTATCCTTTCTCCATACGCAAAGCACGATTTTGCTTGAAGATGAAGAAGTGAATGGATTATGGGAAATTTT